A stretch of DNA from Bacillus sp. Marseille-Q1617:
TTGGGCATGGGTGTGTTCTGGTCAGCGGTACTGGCATTCTTCGCGGCCGGTTTTATCGTAAAACCATTGCAGCGTCTGGAGCAGGCTGCATTGAAAGCGGCAGAGGGTGACATTGCGGTGGAAGTGGAAGTGCCGAAGTCGGATGATGAAATCCGTGCGCTGGGCCTCGCATTCAACCGCATGCTTCATAACCTTCGGGATATGGTGTCGAGCATCGAGGAGAATTTCACAAAAACAAATTCAAATGTAGTGGATTTATCAAAGGCGTCTGAAATGGCTTCACAGCAAGCTGATGCAATTTCAAGGACGATCAGCGAAATATCGGCTGGCGCGGAAAGCTCGGCCATGTCCATTCAGACAACAGCCGAATCGGTTGAAGACGTCATTCAGATCGCGCAAGAAGTGCAGAATCACTCAAAGTCTTCTGAGCAGCTGTCTAAAAATATGGTCACCGAACTTCAAGGAAGCAAAGAGGTCATTCATTCTTTAGTGGAAGGGATCACGACGCTCGCGAAAGGTAACGAAGATTCACTGGTGGTTGTACGCCGTCTGGAGGATAACGCGAAAAAAGTGGAGCAAATCATTCAATTGGTAGGGGATATCGCCAACCAGACGAACCTGCTTGCACTGAATGCGTCCATTGAAGCGGCGCGCGCCGGTGAGCACGGAAAAGGCTTTGCCGTCGTAGCCGAGGAAGTCCGTAAACTTGCGGATGAGAGCGGCAAAGCGGTTCAAGGGATTTCTGATTTGATTAAAAATATCCAAACGGAAGTCGGGAACGTGGTCGGTCAAATCACAAACCAGGTGACGACGGCCAATAAGGAAGCGGAAAAGGGATCGGAAACGAATGAAGTCATTGAAACGATGACAAACACGATTCACGAAGTGGCAGACTCGGTCCAGAAAATCTCAGGCCTGGTCGACAGACAGATGGAAAGCATCAGACTTACATCCCAGCAATCCCAGGAAGTGGCGGCGATCGCTGAAGAAACTTCTGCGGGAGCGGAAGAAGTTTCGGAAGCGACCCGTGAACAGGCTGCGGTCATGGGGAATGTCGAGGACTTGACGTTGAACCTGAAGAAGCAGGCAGAGTCGCTGAAGGGGACGATCACCCGTTTTCATTTATAATTTGTTTATCTGATAGCATGGGCTTTAGAGTCTGTGCTATTTTTATTTTGGTTAGACACTTGGAAGGCCCGTCCCGCCGTGCGGTAACGCGTTAATGGACCGAGGGACGGGCCTTCAAACCGGGGACGGACTCCGTGTGAAAGACGACTTTTTTCCTAAGCTGAAAAACTTTATCTATTCGCATGGGTATGTCAAAATAAAAGGAAACAAACACTAGTCAAAAACGGGGAGTGACGATATATGAAAATCGCAATTGCGTCAGATCACGGCGGGGGTAATATTCGTGAAGAAATCAAATCATTATTGGAAGAACTGGGACTTGAATATGAAGATTTCGGCTGTGAATGCGGCACATCAGTCGACTATCCGGATTATGCGGTACCGGTAGCCGAGAAGGTTGCAAGCGGCGAGTTTGACCGCGGCATTTTAATCTGTGGTACAGGCATCGGTATGAGCATTTCCGCCAACAAGGTAAAAGGCATTCGTTGTGCGCTTGTGCACGATGTATTCAGTGCGAAAGCGACACGTGAACATAATGACAGCAACATGCTTGCAATGGGCGAACGCGTCATCGGCCCCGGGCTTGCCCGCGAAATAGCAAAAACATGGCTGGGAACGGAATTCGAAGGCGGACGCCACGCCAATCGAGTCGGTAAAATCACGGCATACGAAGACAAATAATAGGAAGTGGGTTTCATGGAAATCACTCAATTGCAGGAACAGCTTCGCAGTATATTGACAGAATTCAAGGATAAGGTTTCGTTGAAAAAAGGACAGGTTTTTGTCGTCGGATGTTCAACCTCGGAAGTCATCGGTGAACGGATCGGGACAGCCGGAACGTTTGATGTGGCTGAGATGATTTATAAAGAGTTAAAAGAGTTCGCCGAGTCAGCAGGAGTGTCGCTCGCGTTCCAGTGCTGCGAGCATCTGAATCGGGCGATCGTCCTGGAGCGTGAAACGGCTGAAAGGCTGCGGCTCGATGAAGTGACCGTCATCCCGGCCCGGTCGGCCGGCGGCGCGATGGCGACCCACGCTTACCGGTCGTTTGAAGATCCCGTCATGGTAGAGTTCATCAAGGCGGATGCCGGGATCGATATCGGTGACACGTTCATCGGCATGCAGCTGAAGCATGTAGCGGTGCCGGTCAGGGTGTCCCAGAAGAGCCTGGGTGGGGCGCATGTGACGCTCGCTGTGACCCGGCCGAAGTTGATTGGCGGGGTAAGGGCTGTATATGAATGAGAAGTTAAGAATTGAGCTCGTCTTTCAATGCTTGATGCGTTGAAGGGCGGGCTTTTTGTTTGTGCGTGGGGTAAGTTTGCTTTTGTTGTACCAGGTACAATCTAAGCTACGTGTACCAGGTACATTTGGAAGGGATTGTACCAGGTACAGTCTAAGCTGCGTGTACCAGGTACAAAAACCCCCCTGATGTACCAGGTACAACCCCAATTTGCAACTGCATATTTTTTCCCCGCCAACCCCAAAAACACGAACATTCCAATTTACCCACACGTTCTTATTTCGCGTTCTGCATAATCATGATAGAATGAAATTGAATGAATCAAGATGGCGCAGCTTAGAATGGGCCGATGATTAAAAGGGGGATATGTATGAGTAAGATTGCCAAGCAAGATCCGGAAATTTATGCATCAATTCAAGATGAATTAGAGCGTCAACGCACGAAAATCGAGTTAATTGCATCTGAGAATTTTGTCAGTGAAGCCGTTATGGAAGCACAAGGTTCGGTCCTCACGAACAAGTATGCAGAAGGGTACCCAGGTCGTCGCTATTATGGCGGGTGTGAACATGTCGATGTAGCGGAAAACTTAGCGCGCGACCGCGCAAAAGAGTTATTCGGAGCGGAGCATGTGAACGTGCAGCCTCACTCGGGGGCACAAGCCAATATGGCAGTCTACTTCACAATCCTTGAGCAGGGTGACACGGTCCTTGGGATGAACCTTTCACACGGAGGACATCTGACGCACGGAAGTCCGGTCAACTTCAGTGGAATCCAGTATAACTTCGTAGAGTACGGAGTCGATAAGGAAAGCCACCTGATCAACTATGAAGATGTTCGTCAAAAAGCATTGGAAAACAAACCGAAATTGATCGTAGCGGGAGCAAGCGCGTATCCTAGAAAGATCGATTTTGCAAAATTCCGTGAAATCGCGGATGAAGTGGGAGCATACCTGATGGTGGATATGGCTCATATCGCAGGCCTTGTGGCTGCCGGTCTTCATCAGAATCCGGTTCCTTACGCAGATTTCGTGACAACAACGACTCATAAAACACTTCGCGGTCCCCGCGGCGGTATGATCCTTTGTAAAGAAGAGTTCGGCAAGAAGATAGACAAGTCTATTTTCCCTGGACTTCAAGGTGGTCCGTTGATGCACGTGATCTCTGCAAAAGCGGTATCGTTCGGTGAAGCGCTGCAGGATTCTTTCAAAGAATATGCGCAAAATATCATCGACAATGCAGCCCGTCTCGGTGAGAGCTTAAGAAAAGAAGGAATCGACCTCGTATCAGGCGGTTCGGACAACCACCTTCTATTAATCGACCTTCGTTCACTTGGACTGACTGGTAAAATCGCAGAAAAAGTCCTTGATGATATCGGAATCACGGTCAATAAAAACACCATCCCATTCGATCCGGAAAGCCCATTCGTCACAAGCGGTATCCGCATCGGAACAGCGGCAGTCACGTCCCGTGGTTTTGCTAAGGAAGAAATGGACGAAATCGCGTCCATCATGGCCCTTACCCTCAAAAACCACGAAGACCAAACCAAGCTCGAAGAAGCCCGCAAACGCGTAACAGACCTAACAAGCAGATTCGCTTTATATCCAGAAAGATAATAAATAGTAGAAACCTCTTCAAAAGAACTGATTTTTTGGAGAGGTTTTTTTATGAGGGAAATAGATTGATAGGTTTGCAGGTAATGGAGGTTGTGGTTTATAAGATAGGTTAAAGGTGATTAGAAAAATAGCTAGTAACAGGATAGGTAGGATTCAGTAGTTGTAATTATGATTGAATGGATTCCAGCGGTTGATTGGAGTGGCAGACGAAGACTCCTGCGGGAAAAGCGGAGCTGTGGAGACCCCGCAGGCGAAGTGTGCTGCACCCCTATTGTTGGACACCCATCCAACAATAGGAGGTGCCCGTCAAATGGCTAAGTTTACCCAAGAGTTTAAACTTCATGTTGCCAAGCGTTATCTCAATGAATTGGTCAGTTATCGAGACCTAGCGAATCAAGTGGGTGTTGATGATTCGATTCTCCGCTACTGGGTGATGTTAGTTCGTCACCACGGTGATCAAGCTTTTACCTTTCCCTATACAAACTATCCTCGTGCCTTTAAACTGAGGGTAATTCAATTTATTACGGAAAAGAATTACTCCATTCGAGAGGCATCAGCCATTTTTCATATCCCAGATCCATGTATGGTTCGCAGGTGGAAGAAAAAGTGGGAGACAGCTGGAGAAGATGCCCTTGAACCTAAAGGAAAGGGGCTTTCTACAATGACTTCTAATAACAAGAATAAAAAGGCCAAAGACAACTCTTCCAACCAGTCGGTAGAAGATATGAAAAAAGAACTTGAATACCTTCGTATGGAGAACGCCTATTTAAAAAAGCTGAAAGCCTTAGTTCAGGAAGAACAATCACCAACGAAATCAAAGCGAAAGTAGTGTATGAACTAAGGAATGAATTCCCGGTGACTCGAACGATAAAAGTAGCCAAGATGCCCAAAAGTACTTACTACAACCTCATTAAAAAGTGGAGCCAACCAGACCCTGACCGTAAATGGAAAAGGAGAATACATTTCATTTACCATAGACATTCAGGTCGGTTTGGTTACCGTCGCATTACCGACGTGCTTCAGGAAAAAGGATATTCGATCAATAAAAAGAAAGTACTTCGAATTATGAGAGACCTCGGACTTAAATGCATGGTGCGAATGAAAAAGTACAAATCGTATAAAGGAGAAGTCGGAAAAGCAGCTCCAAACATTTTAAACCGTAACTTTAGTGCCAAAAAACCTAACCAAAAGTGGGTGACGGACATTACGGAATTTGCATTGTTTGGACAAAAGCTATATCTGTCTCCGATTTTAGACCTGTTTAACGGCGAAATCATCACCTACACGATTCAATCAAGGCCGACATTTGATTTGGTTGAAACGATGTTGGCACAAGGTTTAAAACATGTAAACGAAGGTGACGAGCTCTTAATTCATTCCGACCAGGGTTGGCACTATCGAATGGCCCAGTACCGAAGGGTACTGAAGGAACACAACATCACCCAAAGTATGTCTCGCAAAGGAAACTGTTATGACAACTCTGTCATGGAAAACTTTTTTGGAATCCTAAAATCAGAATTCCTTTATCTACAAGATTTTGATAGTATCGAGCACTTTAAAGACGAACTTGAACAATACATGCATTACTACAACCATTTGAGAATTAAATCAAGGTTGAAACGGAAAAGTCCAGTAGCTTATCGACTTAGTACAGAATTAGCTGCTTAACAAATAAGTGTCCAACTTTATGGGTCCAGTGCAAAGCCGAGGAGGCTCCACGCCCGCCCGCGGAAAGCGAAGTCTGCCACGGAAATCAATAGCGGTAATAAGAATGACTCACTCCTATCATTTTTTAATAAATCTCTCACATAAAAATAACGATTTCATTACACCTCCCAACTTTTATTGCTCTTAAAACCTCTTTTATGTACAATAGTCAAAGGTGTAAAACAGCAACTATCTATTTTTACATAAATCAAAACCAAAAGGAGAGAGTCGAATGGGCAAAGTATACGTATTTGATCATCCATTAATCCAGCATAAGCTGACATTCATCCGTGATAAAAACACAGGTACAAAGGAATTCCGCGAACTGGTCGATGAAGTATCAACGCTGATGGCATTTGAAATCACGCGTGAACTTCCGCTTGAAGACATCGAAGTCGACACACCGGTAAGCAAAGCGAATGCAAAAACACTTACAGGGAAAAAACTAGGGATCGTTCCTATCTTACGTGCAGGTCTTGGCATGGTCGACGGCATCCTTAAATTGATCCCGGCCGCAAAAGTCGGTCACGTAGGATTATACCGTGACCCTGAGACTCTTAAGCCAATCGAATACTACGTAAAGCTTCCGAGCGATGTGGAAGAGCGTGAATTCATCCTGGTTGATCCGATGCTTGCAACAGGGGGATCTGCTGTTGAAGCGATCAACTCACTGAAAAAACGCGGTGCGAAAAACATCACGTTCATGTGTTTAGTGGCATGTCCTGAAGGGGTGGAAGCCATTCAGGCAGAGCACCCGGAAGTAGACATCTATATTGCCGCCCTTGATGAAAAGCTGAACGAAAAAGGGTATATCGTTCCTGGATTAGGGGACGCCGGTGACCGTTTGTTTGGAACAAAATAAGAGATAAAGAACCCGGGTCATTTTCAGATGACCCGGGTTCTTTATTTTTTCGGAAGCATTAGATCCAATTGGATATATTTACATTATAATGTAGGGTTTCTAGTAAAAAGGAACTTCTTTATAATGAAGGTTGTGTGAATGGTTTCCATTCGATGAAGGTTGAGTAAAAAGTGCAATATTCACCAGTTTTCTGCAAATTATGATAAAAATGTGAACGTTTTGGAAACACGTGGCGAGGTTGTGAACTTTTTAACTTGAACGCATTGACATGGAAATAACCCTATTGTATGCTTACAAAGGGTATAAAATGATAAGGTTTTCACAATGCTTGAACACTTGTGAAAACGGTATTCTTTCATTTAACCCATCACTGTGTTTTTCCACTAAAAAATATGTGTGGGGATGCCAAATGCGTCAGGACAATAGACGCCCGTATCAAGCGATGGTCTTATATTCTGCTATTCTTACCCAGCTTGCAGGGTCCATTTTAATCGGGATCTTCGGGGGGAGATGGCTTGATGGAATATGGGGTACCACACCACTTTTCTTAATCATTGGACTACTCTTTGGGCTTTCAACAGGAATCTACACCATGCTCCGAACGGTCCAACATTTCAATTCGGGAGATTAATGTAAATGCCAGAACTTCAGCAAGTGTTTAACAGGCATCGTAAGTACATATTTTTCCTCCTTTCCTTATACGTCCTCGGTTGGGGTTTTACTTCCTATCAGTCTATATTTCTTGGGCTTATCCTGGGGACAAGTATAAGCATGTTCAGCCACTGGCTAATCATGAGGAGGACGGTACGATTTGGTGATGCAGTCGCAGCTGGACAGAAGGTTCGGTCTTTGGGGACTTTTTCACGGATGGCGGGGGCCGCCTTTGCAGTGATCATTGCAATGGAATATCCTGAACATCTTCATCTCCTGAGCGTCATTTTTGGATTAATGACAATCTATGTTGTCATTATGATAGATTATTTTACCCAGCAGCTTAAATCTCATAATTAGCGGGGAAGAGAGGTGAATTTCATTGCATCATGAAAATCCTACAGCCGAGTTTTTGGGTTTGACTTTCAACCTGGGGAACGTATTGATGATCACGGTGGCGAGTGCCGTTGTTTTCTTAATAGCCGTTCTTTCAACTCGGAGACTGGCCATGAAACCAACTGGAGTACAGAACTTCATGGAGTGGGTCATGGACTTTGTCAAGAACATTGTGAAGAGTAATATGGATTGGAAGACAGGTGGTCGTTTCCATATCCTTGGACTTACTTTGCTTATGTACATTTTTGTTTCAAACATGCTTGGGCTTCCGTTTTCGGTCGTCATTGACAACGAGCTATGGTGGAAATCACCAACAGCGGATCCTGTTATCACGATGACACTGGCAGTTATGGTTGTCGCGTTAACGCATTACTATGGTATCAAGATGAAAGGCTTCGGTGAATACGGTAAAGATT
This window harbors:
- a CDS encoding methyl-accepting chemotaxis protein, with the translated sequence MGKERRYKSGLRKKLVFFITILALVTYSTSAFFIYFIKPTFAPDMNEFLFTSVTLGMGVFWSAVLAFFAAGFIVKPLQRLEQAALKAAEGDIAVEVEVPKSDDEIRALGLAFNRMLHNLRDMVSSIEENFTKTNSNVVDLSKASEMASQQADAISRTISEISAGAESSAMSIQTTAESVEDVIQIAQEVQNHSKSSEQLSKNMVTELQGSKEVIHSLVEGITTLAKGNEDSLVVVRRLEDNAKKVEQIIQLVGDIANQTNLLALNASIEAARAGEHGKGFAVVAEEVRKLADESGKAVQGISDLIKNIQTEVGNVVGQITNQVTTANKEAEKGSETNEVIETMTNTIHEVADSVQKISGLVDRQMESIRLTSQQSQEVAAIAEETSAGAEEVSEATREQAAVMGNVEDLTLNLKKQAESLKGTITRFHL
- the rpiB gene encoding ribose 5-phosphate isomerase B — translated: MKIAIASDHGGGNIREEIKSLLEELGLEYEDFGCECGTSVDYPDYAVPVAEKVASGEFDRGILICGTGIGMSISANKVKGIRCALVHDVFSAKATREHNDSNMLAMGERVIGPGLAREIAKTWLGTEFEGGRHANRVGKITAYEDK
- a CDS encoding TIGR01440 family protein codes for the protein MEITQLQEQLRSILTEFKDKVSLKKGQVFVVGCSTSEVIGERIGTAGTFDVAEMIYKELKEFAESAGVSLAFQCCEHLNRAIVLERETAERLRLDEVTVIPARSAGGAMATHAYRSFEDPVMVEFIKADAGIDIGDTFIGMQLKHVAVPVRVSQKSLGGAHVTLAVTRPKLIGGVRAVYE
- the glyA gene encoding serine hydroxymethyltransferase, which produces MSKIAKQDPEIYASIQDELERQRTKIELIASENFVSEAVMEAQGSVLTNKYAEGYPGRRYYGGCEHVDVAENLARDRAKELFGAEHVNVQPHSGAQANMAVYFTILEQGDTVLGMNLSHGGHLTHGSPVNFSGIQYNFVEYGVDKESHLINYEDVRQKALENKPKLIVAGASAYPRKIDFAKFREIADEVGAYLMVDMAHIAGLVAAGLHQNPVPYADFVTTTTHKTLRGPRGGMILCKEEFGKKIDKSIFPGLQGGPLMHVISAKAVSFGEALQDSFKEYAQNIIDNAARLGESLRKEGIDLVSGGSDNHLLLIDLRSLGLTGKIAEKVLDDIGITVNKNTIPFDPESPFVTSGIRIGTAAVTSRGFAKEEMDEIASIMALTLKNHEDQTKLEEARKRVTDLTSRFALYPER
- the upp gene encoding uracil phosphoribosyltransferase; amino-acid sequence: MGKVYVFDHPLIQHKLTFIRDKNTGTKEFRELVDEVSTLMAFEITRELPLEDIEVDTPVSKANAKTLTGKKLGIVPILRAGLGMVDGILKLIPAAKVGHVGLYRDPETLKPIEYYVKLPSDVEEREFILVDPMLATGGSAVEAINSLKKRGAKNITFMCLVACPEGVEAIQAEHPEVDIYIAALDEKLNEKGYIVPGLGDAGDRLFGTK
- a CDS encoding AtpZ/AtpI family protein, producing the protein MRQDNRRPYQAMVLYSAILTQLAGSILIGIFGGRWLDGIWGTTPLFLIIGLLFGLSTGIYTMLRTVQHFNSGD
- a CDS encoding ATP synthase subunit I, which translates into the protein MPELQQVFNRHRKYIFFLLSLYVLGWGFTSYQSIFLGLILGTSISMFSHWLIMRRTVRFGDAVAAGQKVRSLGTFSRMAGAAFAVIIAMEYPEHLHLLSVIFGLMTIYVVIMIDYFTQQLKSHN
- the atpB gene encoding F0F1 ATP synthase subunit A; the protein is MHHENPTAEFLGLTFNLGNVLMITVASAVVFLIAVLSTRRLAMKPTGVQNFMEWVMDFVKNIVKSNMDWKTGGRFHILGLTLLMYIFVSNMLGLPFSVVIDNELWWKSPTADPVITMTLAVMVVALTHYYGIKMKGFGEYGKDFFRPMSFLFPLKIIEELANTLTLGLRLYGNIYAGEILLALLVGSLAHAGAAGLLGAIIPTIVWQAFSIFVGAIQSFIFVMLTMVYMAHKVSHDH